One genomic segment of Hymenobacter psoromatis includes these proteins:
- a CDS encoding YbaB/EbfC family nucleoid-associated protein, with product MAFDMTGMMGKVKELQDKMQQAQAQLQHLSATGEAGGGLVKATANGHRTLTKLEIDPSLLTPEDREMLPDLVVAAVNKALEAAGELAKSELQRQTSGLMPNLPGLDLNNFGL from the coding sequence ATGGCATTTGATATGACCGGCATGATGGGCAAGGTGAAAGAGCTGCAAGACAAGATGCAGCAGGCCCAGGCGCAGCTTCAGCACCTGAGCGCCACCGGCGAAGCCGGCGGCGGCCTGGTAAAAGCCACCGCCAACGGCCACCGCACCCTCACCAAGCTCGAAATTGACCCCTCGCTGCTCACCCCCGAAGACCGCGAAATGCTCCCCGACCTCGTAGTAGCGGCCGTCAACAAAGCCCTGGAAGCCGCCGGCGAGCTGGCTAAAAGCGAGCTGCAACGCCAAACCAGCGGGTTAATGCCTAATTTGCCTGGTTTGGATTTGAATAATTTTGGGCTATAA
- a CDS encoding transposase yields MQGHKQFVDKVVLRFRLSERVPKHNFYRRLGELLDWEFLREQTRSVYSHTGQPSLDPVVFFKLVLVGRLENIVSDRRLIEQCALRLDILFFLGYEVDEDLPWHSTISRTRQLYPAAVFEHLFDQVFTQCVRAGLVAGDTQVVDSAPVKAAASLDSLREKQAPAASSLTIAGKPVTPAPAAAVHSAPAHQLRREATRRAKRQAAPGG; encoded by the coding sequence ATGCAGGGCCACAAGCAGTTCGTTGATAAAGTCGTCTTGCGCTTCCGCCTCTCGGAACGCGTGCCGAAGCATAATTTCTACCGCCGCTTGGGCGAGTTGTTAGATTGGGAGTTTCTGCGCGAGCAGACGCGCTCCGTCTACAGCCATACCGGGCAGCCCTCGCTGGACCCCGTTGTCTTCTTCAAGTTGGTGCTCGTGGGCCGGCTGGAAAATATCGTCAGCGACCGCCGCTTAATCGAGCAGTGCGCCCTGCGGCTGGATATTCTCTTTTTTCTGGGCTACGAAGTGGATGAGGACTTGCCCTGGCACTCGACCATCAGTCGCACCCGCCAACTCTATCCAGCTGCCGTCTTCGAGCACCTGTTCGACCAGGTGTTCACCCAGTGCGTGCGCGCCGGGCTAGTGGCGGGCGATACGCAGGTGGTGGACTCGGCGCCCGTCAAAGCGGCGGCTTCCCTCGATAGCCTGCGCGAGAAACAAGCGCCTGCGGCCTCCTCGTTAACGATAGCAGGTAAGCCGGTGACTCCGGCACCAGCGGCGGCCGTGCACTCCGCACCCGCTCACCAGCTGCGCCGCGAGGCTACCCGGCGGGCGAAGCGGCAAGCCGCGCCGGGGGGCTAG
- a CDS encoding transposase, translating into MSNKTHYSPTDPEARISVKPGKARALNYLCSVAVDTAAGLISHIQADFADRRDSTHVPDLVPRLQTRLVANELTLRDFVADTGYSNGFNYAFLEQRSVTPWIPVFGAYKPAPEGFTYEAEVDAFRCPAGKLLPFRNYATSKDGNWAKNYRAAYQDCQQCPLKMSCTPAAPQQKFVRSAFAAAYRRAWHRQHSRAGQQMRRVRQRTVEPVFGSLLHHYGLRRVGTKGRAAAHKAMLLSAIAYNLKKLLKYQSKPTARVAIALYPMQQGSYSSLFSAWLTTSNSLQVNSLTECLPI; encoded by the coding sequence TTGAGCAATAAAACGCACTACAGTCCTACCGACCCCGAGGCCCGCATCTCGGTAAAGCCGGGCAAAGCGCGAGCCCTCAACTACCTCTGTAGCGTGGCTGTGGACACGGCCGCTGGCCTCATCAGCCACATCCAGGCGGACTTTGCCGACCGGCGCGACAGCACACATGTGCCTGACCTAGTGCCCCGGCTGCAAACTCGCTTAGTAGCCAACGAGCTGACTTTGCGCGACTTTGTAGCCGATACGGGCTACTCCAACGGCTTCAACTATGCCTTTCTAGAACAGCGGAGTGTTACGCCCTGGATTCCGGTTTTTGGGGCCTACAAACCAGCCCCCGAAGGCTTTACCTATGAGGCGGAGGTCGATGCGTTTCGCTGCCCGGCCGGCAAGCTGCTCCCTTTTCGCAACTATGCTACTAGCAAAGACGGAAACTGGGCCAAGAACTACCGGGCCGCTTATCAGGACTGCCAGCAGTGCCCCTTGAAAATGAGTTGTACGCCGGCCGCGCCCCAGCAGAAGTTCGTGCGCTCGGCCTTTGCCGCGGCCTATCGCCGCGCTTGGCACCGCCAACACAGTCGGGCGGGGCAGCAGATGCGCCGGGTCCGGCAACGCACCGTCGAGCCGGTTTTTGGCAGTTTACTGCACCACTATGGGCTCCGACGGGTCGGCACCAAGGGCCGGGCGGCAGCTCATAAGGCCATGCTGCTCAGTGCGATTGCCTACAACTTGAAAAAGCTGCTCAAATACCAGTCGAAGCCGACCGCCAGGGTGGCAATTGCCCTCTACCCGATGCAACAAGGGTCCTATAGCTCGCTTTTTAGCGCTTGGTTGACTACTTCTAACTCTCTTCAAGTCAATTCTCTAACTGAGTGCCTACCCATCTAG
- a CDS encoding glycosyltransferase family 2 protein, which yields MTCADVAIVILNYNGEHFLRQFLPGVLAHAAGARVVVADNASTDDSVPLLRHGFSQVEVLVFTENLGFCEGYNEALAQLDSPYFVLLNSDVAVQPGWLPPLRALLASNPRIAAAQPKLLMHNDPTLFEYAGGGGGYLDRLAYPFCRGRLFDTLEADCGQYDDARPVAWASGACCLVRASAWHELGGLEPAFFAHMEEIDFCWRAQNAGYEIWYAGGASVVHHVGGGTLPKSSPRKTYLNFRNGLALLYKNAAPGELAGAFALRLLLDWVAGLRFLLAGNWAEAQAVGRAHWHFLQKLSYWRQRRRLARPHLRVDERAGTYAGSIVWAYFARGKKRFSELD from the coding sequence TTGACCTGCGCCGACGTTGCCATTGTTATTCTCAATTACAACGGCGAACATTTTTTGCGGCAATTCCTACCCGGTGTGCTGGCCCACGCGGCCGGCGCGCGGGTAGTGGTGGCCGACAATGCCTCGACCGATGACTCGGTGCCGCTGTTGCGTCACGGCTTCTCGCAGGTGGAGGTGCTGGTTTTTACCGAGAACCTGGGGTTTTGCGAGGGCTATAATGAGGCGTTAGCCCAGCTCGACAGCCCGTATTTCGTGCTGCTCAACTCCGACGTGGCCGTGCAGCCGGGCTGGCTGCCGCCGCTACGGGCGCTGCTGGCCAGTAACCCGCGCATCGCCGCTGCGCAGCCTAAGCTGCTCATGCACAACGACCCTACCCTCTTCGAGTACGCCGGCGGCGGCGGCGGCTACCTCGACCGCCTGGCCTACCCCTTCTGCCGCGGCCGGCTCTTCGACACGCTGGAAGCTGACTGCGGGCAATATGACGACGCGCGGCCCGTGGCCTGGGCCAGCGGCGCGTGCTGCCTGGTGCGGGCCAGCGCCTGGCACGAGTTGGGCGGCCTGGAGCCCGCCTTTTTTGCCCATATGGAGGAGATTGATTTCTGTTGGCGGGCCCAGAACGCGGGCTACGAAATCTGGTACGCGGGCGGCGCGAGCGTGGTGCACCACGTGGGCGGCGGCACCCTGCCCAAAAGCAGCCCCCGCAAAACCTACCTCAACTTCCGCAACGGCTTGGCTTTATTATACAAAAACGCGGCCCCCGGCGAGCTGGCGGGTGCGTTCGCGCTACGCCTGCTGCTGGACTGGGTGGCCGGGCTGCGCTTTTTGCTGGCCGGTAACTGGGCTGAGGCCCAGGCGGTGGGTAGGGCGCACTGGCATTTTTTGCAGAAACTCAGCTACTGGCGGCAGCGCCGCCGTTTGGCCCGGCCGCATTTGCGGGTAGATGAGCGCGCCGGCACCTACGCGGGCAGTATTGTATGGGCATATTTTGCCAGGGGTAAAAAGCGGTTTAGCGAGTTGGATTGA
- a CDS encoding serine hydrolase domain-containing protein: protein MKKWCLLLMGLFFALASQAQAPAALTLAQLQQYEGQYGYTNGMTLQMMASPRDLRLYAFITDARYPLTFIEPDAFRSNSGDTVRFQRNAAGFVTSYVMHRQQFRQLKRGIVFSRQLWFPRPAEAQPFKYIYTAPAATGDGLPVGTLQGTGLDPKLLATMVTKIVDRSYPDVHSVLIIKDNKLVFEEYFYQYNRDSLHSLRSASKSFISALTGIALSRGVLSSVQQPVAALFPEYKIQHNSPAKQQITIENLLTNQTGLDCDISDEKSVGNETKMDYSADWVKFTLDLPMLDAPGTTGRYCSGNPITLGRLIEEQARQPLPKFAKRYLFAPLRIKHFNWRFVPDSTSAETYCQLSLRPRDMAKFGLLYLDQGCWQQRAIVPAAWVTASLAPHSVVQGVSYGYLWWLKHLNANGVRYDGMMAQGNGGQRIALFPQQHLVVVMTAGCYNQQSPADELMSKYILPAFNPTR, encoded by the coding sequence ATGAAAAAATGGTGTCTGCTCCTTATGGGGCTATTCTTCGCGCTCGCTAGTCAGGCGCAGGCTCCGGCTGCTCTCACGCTGGCCCAACTGCAACAATACGAAGGGCAGTATGGCTACACTAACGGTATGACGCTGCAAATGATGGCCTCACCCCGCGACCTGCGCCTCTATGCGTTTATCACGGACGCCCGCTACCCACTTACTTTTATCGAACCCGATGCTTTTCGAAGCAATAGTGGCGATACCGTGCGTTTTCAGCGCAATGCGGCCGGCTTCGTAACATCTTACGTTATGCACCGCCAGCAATTTCGCCAGCTTAAGCGCGGGATAGTTTTTTCGCGCCAGCTGTGGTTTCCACGCCCGGCAGAGGCACAGCCTTTCAAATACATTTATACAGCTCCGGCCGCTACCGGCGATGGCCTGCCCGTGGGCACCCTCCAGGGCACCGGCCTCGACCCCAAGCTGCTGGCCACAATGGTGACCAAAATCGTAGACAGGAGTTATCCTGATGTGCACAGCGTATTGATTATCAAGGATAATAAGCTGGTTTTTGAGGAATATTTTTACCAGTATAACCGCGATAGCCTGCACTCACTGCGGTCGGCTAGCAAGAGCTTCATCTCGGCACTCACGGGCATTGCGCTCAGCCGGGGCGTGCTCAGCAGCGTGCAGCAGCCGGTAGCCGCGCTGTTTCCTGAATATAAAATTCAGCATAATTCGCCGGCTAAGCAGCAGATTACCATCGAAAACCTGCTCACCAACCAGACCGGTCTCGATTGCGATATTAGCGATGAAAAGTCGGTAGGCAACGAAACCAAGATGGACTATTCAGCTGATTGGGTGAAGTTTACCCTGGACCTGCCGATGCTTGACGCGCCCGGCACTACGGGGCGCTACTGCTCAGGTAATCCGATTACGCTGGGCCGCCTCATTGAAGAGCAGGCGCGCCAGCCGCTGCCCAAATTCGCCAAGCGCTATTTGTTCGCGCCATTGCGTATCAAGCACTTCAATTGGCGCTTCGTGCCCGACTCGACCAGCGCCGAAACATATTGTCAGCTTTCCCTGCGTCCCCGCGATATGGCTAAATTTGGCCTGCTGTATCTCGACCAGGGATGCTGGCAGCAGCGGGCGATAGTACCGGCCGCCTGGGTCACGGCCTCCCTCGCGCCGCATTCGGTGGTGCAGGGCGTGAGCTACGGCTACCTATGGTGGCTGAAGCACCTCAACGCGAATGGGGTTCGTTACGACGGGATGATGGCTCAGGGAAATGGTGGCCAGCGAATCGCCTTATTTCCGCAGCAGCACTTGGTAGTCGTGATGACGGCTGGTTGCTATAATCAACAGTCGCCAGCCGACGAGCTAATGAGTAAGTACATCCTGCCCGCTTTCAATCCAACTCGCTAA
- a CDS encoding helix-turn-helix domain-containing protein has translation MKEGSALAEKIVAHRQRLGLSQENLAEASNLSLRTVQRIEKNETLPRGFTLQALAAALQLSVEDLTAASSQVAAVEPAPVGVVDAPEEVSAYVALMYLSCFSYVFLPGANIVLPLWLRYRKRHNLEIQKAGSQLLNFELVWTLVTYGGYLLLLAAQIGLILYFHIVLVMTPLVFLFSLNLAHAPLLLIGAHRARQGRYGSYPMGLRLF, from the coding sequence ATGAAAGAGGGGTCTGCTTTAGCCGAAAAAATTGTTGCTCATCGCCAGCGGCTGGGTCTTTCGCAGGAAAATCTGGCCGAGGCATCTAACCTGAGTCTGCGCACGGTGCAGCGCATCGAAAAAAACGAAACGCTGCCGCGCGGCTTTACCCTACAGGCCTTGGCCGCCGCGCTTCAGCTATCGGTAGAGGACCTGACTGCCGCATCTTCCCAAGTAGCCGCAGTAGAGCCTGCGCCAGTTGGAGTGGTCGACGCGCCGGAGGAGGTGTCCGCCTACGTGGCGCTAATGTACCTGTCCTGTTTTAGCTATGTGTTTCTGCCGGGGGCTAATATAGTCTTGCCGCTGTGGCTGCGCTACCGCAAGCGGCACAACCTCGAAATTCAGAAAGCGGGTAGTCAATTACTCAACTTTGAGTTGGTGTGGACGCTCGTAACCTACGGGGGCTATCTACTGCTGCTGGCTGCTCAAATCGGGCTTATCCTGTACTTCCACATTGTGCTGGTAATGACTCCGCTGGTCTTTCTATTTAGCCTGAATCTTGCGCACGCCCCGCTGCTACTAATAGGTGCACACCGGGCGCGCCAGGGTCGTTACGGCAGCTACCCGATGGGTTTGCGCCTCTTTTAG
- a CDS encoding PspC domain-containing protein codes for MHRLTDFIETQSFGLCSALGQRWGFSTRSIRLSFVYASFFTFGSPVVLYFAGVFWMNIRRAWRQQRSTVWDL; via the coding sequence ATGCACCGCCTCACTGACTTTATCGAAACGCAGTCTTTCGGGCTGTGCTCGGCCCTGGGGCAGCGCTGGGGCTTCAGCACGCGCAGTATCCGGCTCTCATTTGTCTACGCCTCGTTCTTCACGTTTGGCTCGCCGGTAGTACTTTATTTCGCCGGAGTGTTCTGGATGAATATCCGCCGCGCTTGGCGCCAGCAGCGCAGCACGGTGTGGGATTTGTAG
- a CDS encoding pyruvate dehydrogenase complex E1 component subunit beta, giving the protein MRTIQFREALREAMNEEMRRDPSVFLMGEEVAEYNGAYKVSQGMLDEFGTERVIDTPIAELGFAGIGVGAAINGLKPIIEFMTFNFSLVAIDQVINSAAKIYSMSGGQYSCPIVFRGPTGNAGMLSSQHSQNFENWYANCPGLKVVVPSNPYDAKGLLKAAIRDPDPVIFMESELMYGDKGEVPEEEYVLEIGKANVVREGKDVTLVSFGKMMKLLYTAADELAQVGISAEVIDLRSVRPIDYDTLVNSVKKTNRLVVVEEAWPLASISGELAYMVQRRAFDYLDAPVIRITCADVPLPYAPTLIEASLPNVARIVKAVKEVTYTAA; this is encoded by the coding sequence ATGCGTACCATTCAATTCCGCGAGGCCCTGCGTGAGGCCATGAACGAAGAAATGCGCCGCGACCCGTCGGTTTTCCTGATGGGCGAGGAAGTGGCCGAATACAACGGGGCCTACAAGGTCAGCCAGGGAATGCTGGATGAGTTTGGCACTGAACGCGTGATTGATACGCCAATTGCCGAACTGGGCTTCGCTGGCATTGGGGTCGGCGCGGCGATTAATGGCCTCAAGCCGATTATCGAGTTCATGACCTTCAATTTCTCGCTGGTCGCCATTGACCAGGTGATTAACTCGGCGGCCAAAATCTACTCCATGTCGGGCGGGCAGTACTCGTGCCCCATCGTGTTTCGCGGGCCCACCGGCAACGCCGGGATGCTGTCGTCGCAGCACTCCCAGAACTTCGAGAACTGGTACGCTAACTGCCCCGGCCTCAAAGTTGTAGTGCCCAGCAATCCCTACGATGCCAAGGGCCTGCTGAAGGCCGCCATCCGCGACCCCGACCCCGTAATTTTCATGGAGTCGGAGTTGATGTACGGCGACAAGGGCGAGGTACCGGAAGAAGAATACGTGCTCGAAATCGGCAAGGCCAACGTGGTGCGCGAGGGTAAGGACGTGACGCTGGTGAGCTTTGGCAAGATGATGAAGCTGCTCTATACTGCCGCCGACGAGCTGGCCCAGGTTGGCATCAGCGCCGAAGTAATTGACCTGCGCTCAGTGCGCCCCATTGACTACGACACGCTCGTTAACTCGGTGAAAAAGACGAACCGTTTGGTGGTGGTGGAAGAAGCTTGGCCGCTAGCCAGCATCTCGGGCGAGCTGGCCTACATGGTACAACGCCGCGCCTTCGACTACCTCGACGCGCCGGTTATCCGCATCACCTGCGCCGACGTGCCCCTGCCCTACGCCCCTACCCTCATCGAAGCTTCGCTGCCCAACGTGGCCCGCATCGTGAAAGCGGTGAAGGAAGTTACCTACACGGCGGCGTAA
- a CDS encoding phasin family protein produces the protein MDDLFKKFINTGVGLVSQGNKAMQTAIEKLVKESKISEHEGKKIVDDLLKSSETKRNDFEKQFKTLTDDLRTRVGLSPDAKKKPTPPAKPKAAAKPAAKAPAAKKLATSAAAQAAGTVKKAAAKVSAAATTAQRSAAAKAGAAKKAAAATGESGGSK, from the coding sequence ATGGATGACCTGTTTAAGAAATTCATTAACACCGGCGTGGGCCTGGTTTCGCAGGGTAACAAGGCCATGCAAACCGCCATTGAGAAGCTCGTGAAGGAGAGTAAAATCTCGGAGCACGAGGGCAAGAAAATCGTGGACGACCTGCTGAAAAGCAGCGAAACCAAGCGCAATGACTTCGAAAAGCAATTCAAAACCCTCACCGATGACCTGCGCACCCGCGTGGGCCTGAGCCCCGACGCGAAGAAAAAGCCTACCCCCCCCGCCAAGCCCAAAGCCGCCGCTAAGCCCGCCGCGAAAGCCCCAGCTGCCAAAAAGCTGGCCACCAGCGCCGCCGCCCAGGCTGCTGGCACCGTAAAAAAGGCCGCCGCGAAGGTGAGCGCCGCCGCCACCACCGCCCAGCGCTCGGCCGCCGCGAAGGCAGGCGCGGCCAAGAAAGCTGCCGCGGCTACGGGCGAAAGTGGGGGTAGTAAGTAG